TTTTCGCGTTTACAGGCAAGGCCAAAGAAACCGGCAGCATGGACGATCTCCCCCTTGACGAAAGCAAAATGGAACGTGCCATGCAGTTGCTGGCCGGTGAAGCCGATAAAATAAACGAGGACGACCCCCGCCAGGCGGCCAATCTGATGCGAAAACTTACAGACATGACCGGTTTAAAGCTGGGCCCGGGCATGGAAGAGGCCTTGAACCGGATGGCAAGGGGCGAGGATCCCGAACAGATTGAAGCTGAGATGGGTGATCTGTTGGAGC
This genomic interval from Desulfobacterales bacterium contains the following:
- a CDS encoding zinc ribbon domain-containing protein, producing the protein MPIYEFYCSDCNTIFNFFSKTVNTSKKPKCPKCRTKALSRQVSLFAFTGKAKETGSMDDLPLDESKMERAMQLLAGEADKINEDDPRQAANLMRKLTDMTGLKLGPGMEEALNRMARGEDPEQIEAEMGDLLEQEDPFELAAKSEKGSKAKRPAPIRDKTLYDL